The following are encoded together in the Pseudoalteromonas shioyasakiensis genome:
- a CDS encoding dicarboxylate/amino acid:cation symporter, whose product MSKVRSLSLTSRIMLGMVLGVIVGFIFQAILAGEDDFLIPLGLFSLPIKAFFVDGIFHVGGQIFIASLKMLVVPLVFVSLVCGTCSLSDPKKLGRLGGKSILLYLATTAIAITVAITLALLVNPGEGINLPSDANYSAKEAPTLAQVIIGMFPTNPIDAMASGNMLQVIVFALLFGVAMALSGKAGQRVANVFEDLNTVILKLVTLLMNIAPYGVFFLMAKLFTTIDLKLIKSLALYFGVVVFALLFHGLVNYSVLLKLFTGLNPITFLKKMKNACLFAFSTSSSSATMPITLETASKKLGAHNSVASFTVPLGATINMDGTAIMQGVATVFIAQVFSVDLTISDYLMVILTATLASVGTAGVPGVGLIMLAMVLNQVGLPVEGIAIIIGVDRLLDMTRTAVNVTGDCMVTCVVAKSEGEFDEDVFNDPNAAKDLEDYHKSIK is encoded by the coding sequence ATGTCAAAAGTACGATCTTTAAGCCTTACATCTCGTATCATGTTAGGTATGGTACTGGGTGTAATCGTTGGTTTTATCTTCCAAGCCATTTTAGCGGGTGAAGACGATTTCCTTATTCCACTAGGGTTATTCTCTTTACCAATTAAAGCATTTTTTGTTGATGGTATTTTCCATGTTGGTGGCCAAATTTTCATCGCAAGCTTAAAGATGCTTGTGGTGCCACTGGTTTTTGTATCATTAGTCTGTGGTACTTGCAGCTTAAGCGATCCTAAAAAGTTAGGCCGTTTAGGTGGTAAGTCTATCTTGCTTTATTTAGCAACGACCGCAATCGCGATTACTGTTGCTATTACCTTGGCCTTATTAGTAAACCCAGGTGAAGGAATCAACTTACCTTCGGATGCTAACTACAGTGCAAAAGAAGCACCTACCCTTGCGCAAGTCATTATTGGTATGTTTCCAACAAACCCTATAGATGCCATGGCAAGTGGTAACATGCTTCAGGTTATTGTTTTTGCATTATTATTCGGTGTTGCTATGGCCCTTAGCGGTAAAGCAGGCCAACGTGTTGCAAATGTTTTTGAAGACTTAAACACTGTTATTTTAAAGCTAGTTACCTTACTTATGAACATTGCACCTTATGGTGTGTTCTTCTTAATGGCAAAACTCTTTACAACCATCGACTTAAAGCTAATTAAGAGCCTTGCTTTATACTTCGGTGTGGTTGTATTTGCACTTCTGTTCCATGGTTTAGTTAACTACAGTGTCTTGTTAAAGTTATTTACTGGCCTTAACCCAATTACGTTTTTAAAGAAGATGAAAAACGCCTGCCTATTTGCATTTAGTACATCTAGCTCAAGTGCAACTATGCCTATTACCCTTGAAACTGCGAGCAAGAAATTAGGTGCTCACAATTCAGTTGCTTCATTTACTGTACCTCTAGGCGCAACCATTAACATGGACGGCACAGCAATTATGCAGGGTGTTGCGACCGTGTTCATCGCACAGGTATTTTCTGTTGATTTAACAATTTCTGATTACTTAATGGTAATTTTAACTGCAACACTTGCTTCTGTAGGTACTGCGGGTGTACCTGGTGTTGGTCTTATTATGTTAGCCATGGTACTAAACCAAGTAGGCTTACCTGTAGAAGGTATTGCTATCATCATTGGTGTTGACCGTTTACTCGATATGACACGTACCGCTGTCAACGTAACCGGTGACTGTATGGTTACCTGTGTGGTTGCAAAATCTGAAGGTGAATTTGATGAGGACGTATTTAACGACCCAAATGCCGCTAAAGATTTAGAAGACTATCATAAGTCAATTAAGTAA